Proteins encoded together in one Anopheles darlingi chromosome 3, idAnoDarlMG_H_01, whole genome shotgun sequence window:
- the LOC125957753 gene encoding mitochondrial import receptor subunit TOM20 homolog yields the protein MEISKTIGIAAGVAGTLFLGYCIYFDHKRRKDPSFKKKLRERRKNKKSAASAGPRTTIPNLTDHEEVQRFFLQEIQRGESLIAAGDIENGVEHLANAVIVCGQPTQLLQILQQTLPAQVFALLITRMRQYGSQQAGENDKAKLQEMNDDLE from the exons ATGGAGATCAGCAAAACGATTGGCATCGCGGCTGGTGTCGCCGGAACGCTTTTCCTCGGGTACTGCATATACTTCGACCACAAGCGGCGAAAGGATCCGAGCTTCAAGAAGAAGTTGCGCGAAA GACGGAAGAACAAGAAGTCGGCGGCATCGGCAGGCCCAAGGACAACAATCCCCAACCTAACAGATCACGAGGAGGTGCAAAG attctTCCTCCAGGAGATCCAGCGGGGTGAATCGCTCATTGCGGCCGGTGACATTGAGAACGGGGTCGAGCATTTAGCCAACGCGGTCATCGTGTGCGGCCAACCGACGCAACTGCTGCAG ATCCTCCAGCAGACGCTGCCAGCCCAGGTGTTCGCCCTGCTGATCACGCGCATGCGACAGTACGGTAGCCAGCAGGCCGGAGAGAACGACAAAGCCAAGCTGCAGGAGATGAACGACGATCTGGAGTAG
- the LOC125958385 gene encoding uncharacterized protein LOC125958385 isoform X2, translating to MQQLRAAALAVFRLSITVFLLSLATVVQCDLKVFPSEQLSIMEGAGFLAYLDAPLSTRWIHCSVQINGQSYSLDSDQVHTVGGKTTVERFDTSRCGLRVMSLQKSLESSWLLYGTDEAGLDGNATLKLTVLSIQFVDQLNITATGTSPSVTVRCPDGGNPRHCRIIDSEQNVYEVCSKYVEINEKHSTFWCHSLFWGDMTERITKINVHVQEDDSDVKATIEETDTHVVLSCHYRRSVSLCRAHSETDNRQMMLMDGTLADRYSSYDTKINAGICSLEIKKPLIPGDIGLWRIYQHISPNDHTGCVFDLGKKLAANQAVRSGSAFIHTRTDTGSNRHQEQLQQINPTRIEIFHDPRSSTTTQTQLTCEVPYALQYCYLSGPTTGDYAPQRFDYLKSLGQCRFDVANITAGTWACGINDEHGAEDHLTYYDVRVYEQPARVVTGGTVTASIGDRKERLLCKTILDLPIDLCRFLDPAGEVHGLSDMMKPSSESRFRYHGAGLREGECGLEIAELEEKDFGRWKCLLKVRNREYEIPMDVVEEGEL from the exons ATGCAGCAACtgcgagcagcagctctaGCTGTTTTTCGATTGTCCATCACAGTGTTTCTACTCTCCCTGGCCACCGTTGTACAATGCGACCTGAAAGTGTTTCCTTCAGAGCAACTATCGATCATGGAGGGGGCCGGATTTCTGGCTTATCTCGATGCTCCCCTGAGTACACGTTGGATACACTGTTCGGTGCAGATCAACGGCCAATCCTACAGTCTGGACAGTGATCAGGTACACACGGTCGGTGGCAAAACGACGGTCGAACGGTTCGATACGAGTCGGTGCGGTTTACGGGTCATGAGCCTTCAGAAATCCCTTGAATCCAGCTGGCTACTGTACGGTACGGATGAGGCCGGTCTCGATGGGAACGCTACACTGAAGCTCACCGTCTTGT CCATCCAGTTTGTGGATCAGCTTAATATTACCGCCACGGGCACGTCGCCCTCGGTTACGGTGCGGTGTCCAGATGGTGGTAATCCCCGCCACTGCCGTATTATCGACTCGGAGCAGAACGTGTACGAGGTGTGCTCCAAGTATGTGGAGATCAACGAGAAACACAGTACCTTCTGGTGCCACTCGCTATTTTGGGGCGATATGACGGAGCGGATCACGAAGATCAACGTGCACGTGCAAG AGGATGATAGTGATGTGAAGGCGACGATCGAGGAAACGGATACGCACGTGGTGCTGAGCTGCCATTACCGGCGATCGGTTAGCTTGTGCCGGGCTCACTCCGAAACCGATAACCGCCAGATGATGCTAATGGATGGTACGCTGGCCGATCGATACTCGTCTTACGACACTAA GATTAATGCTGGTATATGCTCGCTAGAGATCAAAAAACCACTCATCCCGGGTGATATCGGTCTGTGGCGTATTTATCAGCATATCTCCCCGAACGATCACACCGGCTGTGTGTTCGATCTAGGAAAAAAACTTGCGGCAAATCAGGCGGTCAGATCGGGCTCGGCATTCATTCACACCCGGACGGATACCGGAAGCAACCGGCATCAGGAACAGCTACAGCAGATAAATCCCACCCGAATCGAGATATTCCATGATCCACGTTCCTCGACCACAACACAAACCCAGTTGACCTGTGAGGTGCCGTACGCCCTTCAGTATTGCTATCTTTCGGGTCCAACCACCGGTGATTATGCGCCGCAGCGATTCGATTACCTGAAATCCCTCGGTCAGTGTCGGTTCGATGTGGCCAACATTACGGCCGGTACGTGGGCTTGCGGTATCAACGATGAGCATGGTGCCGAGGATCATCTAACGTACTACGATGTACGGGTTTACGAGCAACCGGCTCGGGTCGTGACCGGTGGCACCGTAACGGCAAGCATCGGTGATCGTAAGGAGCGCCTGCTCTGTAAGACGATCCTTGATCTACCGATCGATTTGTGCCGTTTTCTGGATCCTGCCGGTGAGGTGCACGGTCTGTCGGATATGATGAAACCATCGAGCGAGTCCCGGTTCCGGTATCATGGGGCGGGCTTGCGCGAGGGTGAATGTGGCCTCGAGATTGCCgagctggaggagaaggactTTGGCCGCTGGAAGTGTCTGCTGAAGGTGCGCAACCGGGAGTACGAAATTCCGATGGACGTCGTTGAGGAAGGTGAG CTTTGA
- the LOC125958385 gene encoding uncharacterized protein LOC125958385 isoform X1 encodes MQQLRAAALAVFRLSITVFLLSLATVVQCDLKVFPSEQLSIMEGAGFLAYLDAPLSTRWIHCSVQINGQSYSLDSDQVHTVGGKTTVERFDTSRCGLRVMSLQKSLESSWLLYGTDEAGLDGNATLKLTVLSIQFVDQLNITATGTSPSVTVRCPDGGNPRHCRIIDSEQNVYEVCSKYVEINEKHSTFWCHSLFWGDMTERITKINVHVQEDDSDVKATIEETDTHVVLSCHYRRSVSLCRAHSETDNRQMMLMDGTLADRYSSYDTKINAGICSLEIKKPLIPGDIGLWRIYQHISPNDHTGCVFDLGKKLAANQAVRSGSAFIHTRTDTGSNRHQEQLQQINPTRIEIFHDPRSSTTTQTQLTCEVPYALQYCYLSGPTTGDYAPQRFDYLKSLGQCRFDVANITAGTWACGINDEHGAEDHLTYYDVRVYEQPARVVTGGTVTASIGDRKERLLCKTILDLPIDLCRFLDPAGEVHGLSDMMKPSSESRFRYHGAGLREGECGLEIAELEEKDFGRWKCLLKVRNREYEIPMDVVEEALSVGAIVGICLAGTIVLMGIGFFVYRRMNRRYSGPSYTVSSSMTNVSNGSHQS; translated from the exons ATGCAGCAACtgcgagcagcagctctaGCTGTTTTTCGATTGTCCATCACAGTGTTTCTACTCTCCCTGGCCACCGTTGTACAATGCGACCTGAAAGTGTTTCCTTCAGAGCAACTATCGATCATGGAGGGGGCCGGATTTCTGGCTTATCTCGATGCTCCCCTGAGTACACGTTGGATACACTGTTCGGTGCAGATCAACGGCCAATCCTACAGTCTGGACAGTGATCAGGTACACACGGTCGGTGGCAAAACGACGGTCGAACGGTTCGATACGAGTCGGTGCGGTTTACGGGTCATGAGCCTTCAGAAATCCCTTGAATCCAGCTGGCTACTGTACGGTACGGATGAGGCCGGTCTCGATGGGAACGCTACACTGAAGCTCACCGTCTTGT CCATCCAGTTTGTGGATCAGCTTAATATTACCGCCACGGGCACGTCGCCCTCGGTTACGGTGCGGTGTCCAGATGGTGGTAATCCCCGCCACTGCCGTATTATCGACTCGGAGCAGAACGTGTACGAGGTGTGCTCCAAGTATGTGGAGATCAACGAGAAACACAGTACCTTCTGGTGCCACTCGCTATTTTGGGGCGATATGACGGAGCGGATCACGAAGATCAACGTGCACGTGCAAG AGGATGATAGTGATGTGAAGGCGACGATCGAGGAAACGGATACGCACGTGGTGCTGAGCTGCCATTACCGGCGATCGGTTAGCTTGTGCCGGGCTCACTCCGAAACCGATAACCGCCAGATGATGCTAATGGATGGTACGCTGGCCGATCGATACTCGTCTTACGACACTAA GATTAATGCTGGTATATGCTCGCTAGAGATCAAAAAACCACTCATCCCGGGTGATATCGGTCTGTGGCGTATTTATCAGCATATCTCCCCGAACGATCACACCGGCTGTGTGTTCGATCTAGGAAAAAAACTTGCGGCAAATCAGGCGGTCAGATCGGGCTCGGCATTCATTCACACCCGGACGGATACCGGAAGCAACCGGCATCAGGAACAGCTACAGCAGATAAATCCCACCCGAATCGAGATATTCCATGATCCACGTTCCTCGACCACAACACAAACCCAGTTGACCTGTGAGGTGCCGTACGCCCTTCAGTATTGCTATCTTTCGGGTCCAACCACCGGTGATTATGCGCCGCAGCGATTCGATTACCTGAAATCCCTCGGTCAGTGTCGGTTCGATGTGGCCAACATTACGGCCGGTACGTGGGCTTGCGGTATCAACGATGAGCATGGTGCCGAGGATCATCTAACGTACTACGATGTACGGGTTTACGAGCAACCGGCTCGGGTCGTGACCGGTGGCACCGTAACGGCAAGCATCGGTGATCGTAAGGAGCGCCTGCTCTGTAAGACGATCCTTGATCTACCGATCGATTTGTGCCGTTTTCTGGATCCTGCCGGTGAGGTGCACGGTCTGTCGGATATGATGAAACCATCGAGCGAGTCCCGGTTCCGGTATCATGGGGCGGGCTTGCGCGAGGGTGAATGTGGCCTCGAGATTGCCgagctggaggagaaggactTTGGCCGCTGGAAGTGTCTGCTGAAGGTGCGCAACCGGGAGTACGAAATTCCGATGGACGTCGTTGAGGAAG CTTTGAGCGTTGGCGCGATTGTTGGTATTTGCCTCGCCGGTACGATCGTCCTGATGGGCATCGGGTTCTTCGTGTACAGGCGTATGAACCGCCGCTACTCCGGACCCAGCTATACCGTGTCGTCGAGCATGACGAACGTTTCGAACGGTTCCCATCAATCGTGA
- the LOC125958383 gene encoding N-acetylglucosamine-1-phosphotransferase subunits alpha/beta, protein MDFTRRKRLVARCSSSGGGLRTGKFRFRACCIVTLLALLTISYIILSLLITHTSKHACQNCYEVIDVVYTWVNGSDPSFLAQLTEYSPRQYDKARYDDKNELRYSLRSLEKYAPWVRNVYIVTNGQVPGWLNLEHPRLRLVTHAEIADDETALPTFSSAAIETFIHRIPGLSRQFLYLNDDIFLGAPLYPDDLQTLAEGVKVFTAWIVPDCAPDCLWMFVGDGSCDHDCHVEACQFDGGDCDHPDYDGPHEGLHLHDQSDYGDPQDEPPDEEPDEAMFIEVPKIFPRVPAARGSRTLGNQRSENIRDIYEIFRKRTAGNDTSSTRQLVERFNQEKMKSNKQQQHHVRHQRLPQDRKQGHHQRSSLVNGTMPAKSSSQDMFAQSLIHTNRVFNLAYGFHHRKVLAHVGFLLDVEIIERMLERFRKEFRVTKQHRFRAENDMQYAFSYYHFLMSETRNKTVGEIFDDFDTDSSGTWSDREIRTLLAKVYSLPLDWSAVRFFEEVVTNCSLQQNNYLPLEHQQDQRRVYPTLVYERYEDSTIPTVTRALVMACSELADMLRANFGKVPRYRFHVSPKTAGLYSNFKMLTSNITQVVDALDELRKSPKKFNCINDNLSGDRPEENQLVAALLEDFYLSLFPARSSFELEAMYRNRFQYYDEYRSWLRRKLLFRNSVYVVCGVVFLVCVRLLCCRHKGKFARTLLLLGAARSNEYTNIS, encoded by the exons ATGGACTTTACACGGCGAAAGCGGCTCGTCGCACGTTGCAGTTCCTCGGGTGGTGGTCTTCGAACGGGcaagttccggttccgggcctGCTGTATCGTAACGCTCCTAGCCCTGCTCACCATCTCTTACATTATCCTATCTCTACTTATAACG CATACGTCCAAACATGCCTGCCAGAACTGCTACGAAGTGATAGACGTAGTGTACACCTGGGTGAACGGTAGTGATCCCAGCTTCCTAGCCCAGCTGACGGAATACTCGCCCCGGCAATACGATAAGGCACGGTACGATGATAAGAACGAGCTGCGCTACTCGCTCCGTTCGCTGGAGAAGTACGCACCGTGGGTGCGTAACGTGTACATCGTGACGAATGGGCAGGTGCCGGGCTGGTTAAATCTCGAGCATCCTCGCTTGCGTCTCGTGACGCACGCGGAGATCGCGGACGACGAAACGGCACTGCCCACGTTCTCCAGTGCGGCCATCGAAACGTTCATTCATCGTATCCCGGGCCTATCGCGCCAGTTTCTGTACCTGAACGATGACATCTTCCTCGGTGCGCCACTCTACCCGGACGATCTGCAAACGCTAGCGGAGGGCGTCAAGGTGTTTACGGCCTGGATCGTACCGGACTGTGCACCCGACTGTCTCTGGATGTTCGTAGGCGATGGTTCCTGCGATCACGATTGCCATGTCGAGGCCTGCCAGTTTGACGGCGGTGACTGTGATCATCCGGATTACGATGGACCGCACGAAGGATTACATCTGCACGATCAGTCCGACTACGGTGATCCTCAGGATGAGCCGCCCGACGAGGAACCGGATGAGGCGATGTTCATCGAAGTGCCAAAGATATTCCCGAGGGTACCGGCCGCCAGGGGCAGCCGTACCTTGGGGAATCAACGATCGGAGAACATCCGTGATATTTACGAGATCTTCCGTAAGCGAACCGCCGGCAACGATACCTCTTCCACGCGCCAGCTGGTCGAGCGGTTCAATcaggaaaagatgaaaagcaataagcaacagcagcatcacgtgAGGCACCAACGGTTGCCACAAGACCGTAAACAGGGACACCATCAGCGATCATCGCTGGTGAATGGAACGATGCCAGCGAAAAGCTCCTCACAGGACATGTTCGCACAATCGCTGATCCACACGAACCGTGTGTTCAATCTGGCATACGGTTTCCACCATCGGAAGGTGCTGGCTCACGTGGGCTTCCTGCTAGACGTCGAGATTATCGAACGTATGTTGGAGCGCTTCCGGAAAGAGTTTCGCGTCACGAAGCAACACCGGTTTCGGGCGGAAAACGATATGCAGTACGCGTTCAGCTACTACCACTTTCTGATGAGCGAAACGCGCAACAAAACCGTCGGCGAAATCTTTGACGATTTCGACACCGATTCCTCGGG TACCTGGTCCGATCGGGAAATTCGTACACTGTTGGCAAAGGTTTACAGCCTTCCGCTGGATTGGTCCGCGGTGCGGTTCTTCGAGGAAGTCGTTACCAACTGTTCGCTGCAGCAGAACAATTATCTTCCTCTCGAGCATCAGCAGGATCAACGACGCGTCTATCCGACGCTTGTCTACGAACGATACGAAGACTCGACAATT CCAACCGTCACTCGGGCACTGGTGATGGCATGCAGCGAGCTGGCCGATATGCTGCGGGCCAACTTTGGCAAAGTGCCACGGTATCGGTTCCACGTCAGTCCCAAGACGGCCGGTTTGTACAGTAATTTTAAGATGCTCACCTCTAACATCACGCAGGTCGTCGATGCGCTCGACGAGCTAcgcaagtcaccgaaaaagtTTAACTGCATCAACGACAACCTGAGCGGTGATCGACCGGAAGAGAATCAGCTCGTCGCCGCACTGCTGGAGGATTTCTATCTCAGTCTCTTTCCGGCACGCAGCAGTTTCGAGCTGGAGGCCATGTACCGGAATCGGTTCCAGTACTACGACGAGTATCGATCGTGGTTGAGGCGCAAGCTGCTGTTCCGCAATTCCGTCTACGTCGTGTGCGGGGTCGTCTTTCTCGTTTGCGTGCGGTTGCTTTGCTGCCGGCATAAGGGTAAGTTTGCCCggacgctgttgctgctcggtgcggCTCGATCGAACGAGTACACGAACATTTCCTAA